In the genome of Fulvivirga maritima, one region contains:
- a CDS encoding T9SS type A sorting domain-containing protein, whose protein sequence is MRLFLLLVLYISVNFGLSAQTIQSAQSGNWNDPSTWVGGVVPTAANSSGIIINNGHSVAANSNVSADQMIINDGGELIINSGITFTVGAGTGDDLTVNSGGILEISSGAILNIQRIVSPPPPRVAFIRVYGIVNNSGTINNASSTSMIFEAGSIYNHEFTTTSGVIPSASWNVQSTCVISGYTTNTAAPTGLSQAFGNFTWDTPNLTEYIDLQGALTDVNGDLLFQNLTGNYVYLTSLNDYTLNVGGDFIIDNSNFGINSSAIVSLNVTGDVSFINNVDLTFVYDGTSSLNIGGNLTVSGGSVNLTYEGPGSISIDLDGDFSLISSPFISNGGSGLYEFAFSGVEQIFTGEQGFPGFNYTISSSSLEIPVNSYLRGNDFLLETGSELRVGSTAANGAIQTGTSAGNIRVSGVRAFQSGSTIAYNGTSAQFIGAGHPTSSGVNLTINNSSGVTMVSNLTVGNALNLQSGNLSVGNNTLTLDDGISGAGRIAVSLNSNIVLNGNNADDTFPFEGAANFNNFTLNRSGGSVTFDREVTINGALTLSNGDLIFDNQILHLNGTLSNVSGLLYSNSASELDITGSDAFGSLAFNTSGNNLRKLTINRVEGEVDLVGTLNVVDSLLLNQGTFNNTNGTLAFSNGTDLIKNATGALIGNSPEVVSPSTYNVVYEGASQTTGAELPSSLNVDDLGDLTILAAETVTLSQSLQVNGTTTLGSGVFNIGANTLNIQGNWVRNNGSLANYSGTVLFGGNTTITANSTPTFRNITVSENGILSMPNTNVNFAANILVEPGGTLNANSGTIVMTGTNGQTASFANSTLNNLTIDKSSGTVSLTSALNVRGRVNFTNTSVATLASGGNLTLLSTADNGSGDAWVSEIPSGSLVSGNVTVQRFISSNASGDIYRYIGSSVAGATVADLSADIRVVNGSLFYYDETVSGESANGWVRKTSGTLDVGRGYSAYIFSSNTSKTISLTGVLNQGAINLPVSYTVSSPENDADGWNLVANPYPSPIFWGSTEGWTKTNIDGSIYLTDNEDEIYRYWNGTEGNIISGRIAKGQSFWVQASGASPQLSINEKAKSNSTAAFYREAEKDAIESLEIVLIDVEGKQDYAYFGFKEGATNVFDNAYDAIKMNNQIFDLSTVDGDGRQMAINIFSALSCSDSLKINIKDAPQGTYNIRFNDLGVFFDNYSFQLYDSYLNHMEEVADQSVYSFSIDENSKSTGNRFFLLPKAEPPVISLSEGNLESSQEGGNKWYFNGQLISEDDFIYPEQAGIYTLDVCNGSTTYEYIITGIDDYVNQGIRIYPNPLIDSEELNVHIDEGIIDYSNAKLQLIDSKGRVVDAKEITNNFVKLNVNSLPSGVYLLNISDNSTSTIQRIIKL, encoded by the coding sequence ATGAGGTTATTTTTACTATTAGTTTTATATATAAGCGTCAATTTTGGGCTAAGTGCTCAGACTATTCAATCTGCACAAAGTGGGAATTGGAATGACCCAAGTACTTGGGTTGGAGGAGTTGTGCCTACTGCAGCAAATTCATCTGGTATAATTATTAATAATGGCCATTCTGTAGCTGCCAATTCTAACGTGTCAGCAGATCAGATGATTATTAATGATGGAGGTGAATTAATAATAAATTCTGGCATTACTTTTACTGTTGGAGCGGGTACGGGTGATGATCTGACGGTTAATAGTGGTGGAATTCTTGAAATCAGTTCAGGTGCAATTTTAAATATTCAACGTATTGTTAGTCCACCTCCTCCAAGAGTTGCTTTTATACGAGTATATGGGATAGTAAATAATTCAGGTACGATTAATAATGCTTCATCAACTAGTATGATCTTTGAAGCAGGTTCGATATATAATCATGAATTTACAACAACTAGTGGTGTTATCCCTTCAGCTAGCTGGAATGTTCAATCGACTTGTGTCATTTCAGGGTATACTACTAATACAGCAGCTCCTACGGGCTTAAGTCAGGCTTTTGGTAACTTTACGTGGGATACGCCAAATTTAACTGAATACATTGACCTTCAAGGAGCTTTGACGGATGTAAATGGAGACTTATTATTTCAAAATCTTACGGGAAATTATGTTTACCTGACCTCGCTCAACGATTATACATTAAATGTTGGAGGTGATTTTATTATTGATAATTCTAATTTTGGTATTAACTCTTCAGCCATTGTATCTTTAAATGTAACAGGCGACGTAAGCTTTATAAATAATGTTGACTTAACTTTTGTTTATGATGGAACATCAAGTTTAAATATTGGAGGAAATTTAACTGTTTCTGGTGGATCTGTCAATTTGACCTATGAAGGACCTGGATCTATAAGCATTGATTTAGACGGAGATTTTTCACTAATATCATCTCCATTTATTAGTAATGGAGGATCGGGACTATATGAGTTTGCTTTCAGTGGTGTAGAGCAAATTTTTACAGGTGAACAAGGTTTTCCAGGTTTCAATTATACCATTTCTAGTAGCAGTTTAGAAATCCCTGTTAATAGTTATCTTAGAGGTAATGATTTTTTATTGGAAACAGGAAGTGAGCTGAGGGTTGGTTCTACCGCTGCTAACGGAGCTATTCAAACAGGAACATCAGCAGGAAATATAAGGGTTAGCGGAGTAAGAGCATTTCAATCTGGCTCTACCATTGCTTATAATGGAACGTCTGCTCAATTTATAGGAGCTGGTCATCCTACTTCTTCAGGGGTTAACCTTACAATAAACAATAGTAGTGGGGTTACTATGGTTTCAAACCTTACTGTAGGTAATGCTTTAAATCTTCAATCAGGTAATTTATCTGTGGGGAATAATACATTGACATTAGATGATGGTATATCAGGAGCAGGGCGTATAGCCGTTTCGTTAAACTCCAACATAGTGTTGAATGGTAATAATGCAGATGATACCTTCCCTTTTGAAGGTGCCGCCAATTTCAACAATTTCACGCTAAATAGATCTGGAGGATCTGTTACATTTGATAGAGAAGTAACGATTAATGGTGCATTAACTTTATCAAATGGTGATCTGATATTTGATAATCAGATTTTACATTTAAATGGAACGTTAAGCAATGTAAGTGGTTTGCTTTATTCAAACAGTGCTAGCGAATTAGATATAACTGGTTCGGATGCGTTTGGATCACTTGCTTTCAATACTAGTGGTAATAATTTACGTAAGTTAACGATTAATAGGGTAGAGGGAGAGGTGGATCTGGTAGGCACTCTTAATGTTGTTGATTCTTTACTTTTAAATCAGGGTACTTTTAATAATACAAATGGGACACTTGCTTTTAGTAATGGTACTGATTTAATTAAGAATGCAACAGGTGCGTTAATTGGAAATTCTCCTGAGGTTGTTTCACCAAGTACCTACAATGTTGTTTACGAAGGAGCTTCGCAAACTACAGGTGCAGAATTGCCAAGCTCTCTTAATGTAGATGATTTAGGTGATTTAACGATCTTAGCCGCTGAGACTGTTACCCTTTCTCAAAGCCTTCAGGTTAACGGAACTACCACACTTGGCTCAGGAGTTTTCAATATCGGAGCCAATACTTTAAATATTCAGGGAAATTGGGTGCGAAATAATGGTTCATTAGCTAATTATTCTGGTACAGTTTTGTTTGGTGGTAATACTACCATTACGGCTAATTCAACTCCTACTTTTAGAAATATTACTGTTTCTGAAAATGGAATATTATCTATGCCTAATACTAATGTCAATTTTGCGGCTAATATATTGGTAGAGCCAGGGGGTACACTTAATGCTAACTCTGGCACAATAGTTATGACCGGAACAAATGGTCAAACGGCTTCATTTGCTAATTCCACTTTGAATAACTTAACTATTGATAAAAGTTCTGGCACGGTGAGTTTAACTAGTGCACTAAATGTAAGAGGAAGAGTAAATTTCACCAATACCAGTGTAGCTACACTGGCATCTGGTGGTAACTTAACTTTATTGTCTACAGCCGACAATGGATCAGGAGATGCGTGGGTAAGTGAGATACCTTCAGGTTCATTAGTTTCTGGGAATGTTACCGTTCAAAGGTTTATTAGCTCAAATGCAAGTGGAGATATATATAGGTATATTGGATCTTCTGTAGCTGGAGCTACAGTTGCTGATTTAAGTGCTGATATTAGAGTAGTTAATGGTTCATTGTTCTACTATGATGAGACGGTGAGTGGTGAATCTGCTAACGGGTGGGTAAGAAAAACTTCTGGGACATTAGATGTAGGAAGAGGATATTCGGCTTATATTTTTAGTAGTAATACATCAAAAACAATAAGCTTAACCGGTGTTTTGAATCAAGGAGCTATAAATTTACCTGTTTCCTATACTGTAAGTTCTCCTGAAAATGATGCAGATGGATGGAACTTAGTGGCTAATCCATACCCTTCACCTATCTTTTGGGGGAGCACTGAAGGTTGGACTAAAACAAATATTGATGGGAGCATTTATCTGACAGATAATGAAGATGAGATTTACAGATATTGGAATGGTACAGAAGGGAATATAATCTCAGGTCGAATTGCTAAAGGACAATCTTTTTGGGTACAAGCCTCAGGTGCATCTCCTCAGTTATCCATTAATGAAAAGGCAAAATCGAATAGTACAGCGGCATTTTACCGTGAAGCCGAAAAAGATGCTATTGAATCATTAGAAATTGTTCTAATAGATGTAGAAGGCAAGCAAGACTATGCTTACTTCGGTTTTAAAGAAGGAGCTACTAATGTATTCGATAATGCGTATGATGCCATAAAAATGAATAATCAGATATTTGATTTGTCAACCGTAGATGGAGATGGTAGACAGATGGCAATTAATATATTTTCTGCGTTAAGCTGTTCTGATTCATTGAAAATAAACATTAAGGATGCTCCTCAGGGAACTTATAATATTAGGTTTAATGATTTGGGAGTATTCTTTGATAATTATAGTTTTCAGCTCTATGATAGCTATTTAAATCATATGGAAGAAGTTGCAGATCAAAGTGTGTATTCATTTAGTATTGATGAAAATAGTAAATCTACAGGTAATAGGTTTTTCCTTTTGCCAAAAGCGGAGCCTCCGGTAATTTCTTTATCAGAAGGAAATTTGGAGTCTAGTCAGGAAGGTGGTAATAAATGGTATTTTAATGGTCAATTGATATCCGAAGACGATTTCATTTATCCGGAGCAAGCAGGTATATATACATTAGACGTTTGTAATGGAAGTACTACCTATGAATATATCATTACAGGAATTGATGATTATGTAAATCAAGGTATTAGAATTTATCCTAATCCATTAATTGATAGTGAAGAGTTAAATGTACATATAGATGAGGGAATAATCGACTATTCTAACGCTAAACTCCAATTAATTGATTCCAAAGGGCGTGTTGTTGATGCGAAGGAAATTACTAACAATTTCGTTAAATTGAATGTTAATTCATTACCTAGTGGTGTATATTTGTTAAATATATCCGATAATAGTACAAGTACAATACAAAGGATAATTAAACTTTAA
- a CDS encoding polysaccharide biosynthesis protein, translating into MITRFFIQLRILPRWIIILLDVVIVGFSTFLGYLLRFNFEFSELSEFNFALGILINMLACLIALLTTKSYAGIVRYTGMHDGFRVLVTLVATHVISSLVNVGYFMSIGSNLFPYSVILISFLASFVFLLQYRLLIKNIFSYYRSPRKADKMRVAIFGAGQLGMITKQVLDNSVEPNYRVVAFIEDDLTKVGKVINGTQIYDGATDLSSIIKSLDIKELIIAATNLSLDRKNEVVDVCLALNVRVRTIPEVDDWVKGELSLNQIKQVNIEDLLGRESIELNNRQVLDQLKGKRVCITGAAGSIGSELVRQVAHFDPELLVLIDQAESALYEVEREMTSSERDARFKFYVADVTNHKRISEIFEENKPEIIFHAAAYKHVPMMERNPSEAVLCNIIGTRNIANLAVEFGVEKFVMVSTDKAVNPTNVMGCSKRIAEIYVRALNKKLRQTGSNKTSFVTTRFGNVLGSNGSVIPFFQKQISDGGPVTVTHPEITRYFMTITEACQLVLEAGAMGNGGEIFIFDMGQSVKIVDLAKKMIRLSGLELDKDIEIVFTGLRQGEKLYEELLASKENTVPTHHEKIMIAKVLEYDFDRINNSLDQLKQLSVASADRYKIVGLMKEIVPEYKSMSSEYQILDKQLAQKVG; encoded by the coding sequence GTGATAACTAGATTTTTTATACAATTAAGAATCCTTCCAAGATGGATAATCATTCTCTTGGATGTGGTTATAGTTGGATTTTCTACATTTCTTGGCTATTTACTAAGGTTTAATTTTGAGTTTAGTGAACTGAGTGAATTTAATTTCGCTTTGGGTATACTCATTAATATGCTGGCTTGTCTTATTGCGTTGCTAACAACTAAAAGTTATGCTGGTATTGTAAGATATACTGGTATGCATGATGGGTTTAGAGTGCTTGTAACACTTGTTGCTACTCATGTTATCAGTTCCTTGGTGAACGTTGGTTATTTCATGTCTATTGGGAGTAACCTATTTCCATATTCGGTTATTCTTATTTCATTTTTGGCATCCTTTGTATTCTTATTACAATACAGACTGCTCATAAAAAATATATTCTCATACTATAGAAGTCCTCGTAAAGCTGATAAAATGCGTGTAGCAATCTTCGGAGCGGGTCAGCTAGGTATGATTACTAAGCAGGTGTTAGATAACAGTGTTGAGCCAAATTATCGTGTGGTAGCTTTTATTGAGGATGATTTAACCAAAGTGGGAAAGGTTATCAATGGAACTCAGATATATGACGGAGCAACTGATCTCTCATCTATTATTAAATCCCTAGATATAAAAGAATTAATCATTGCAGCTACTAATTTATCTCTTGATAGGAAAAATGAGGTGGTAGATGTCTGTTTAGCCTTGAATGTGAGGGTCAGAACTATTCCGGAGGTAGATGATTGGGTGAAGGGTGAGCTTAGCTTAAATCAGATAAAACAAGTTAATATAGAGGATCTCTTGGGCAGAGAGTCTATTGAACTGAATAATAGACAAGTATTGGATCAATTGAAAGGGAAGAGAGTTTGCATTACAGGTGCTGCAGGTTCTATTGGTAGTGAGCTTGTAAGGCAAGTCGCACATTTTGATCCTGAATTACTAGTGCTAATTGATCAGGCGGAGTCTGCGTTATATGAAGTAGAACGAGAGATGACCAGCTCTGAGCGGGATGCCAGGTTTAAGTTTTATGTAGCAGACGTTACCAATCATAAGCGGATAAGTGAAATTTTTGAAGAAAACAAACCTGAAATAATATTTCATGCCGCAGCTTATAAGCATGTGCCTATGATGGAGCGCAATCCGTCTGAAGCAGTCCTTTGTAATATTATAGGAACCAGAAACATAGCCAATTTAGCAGTTGAGTTTGGAGTTGAGAAATTTGTGATGGTTTCTACTGACAAAGCAGTAAATCCAACTAATGTGATGGGATGCTCAAAGAGGATTGCTGAAATCTATGTGCGAGCTTTAAATAAGAAGCTGAGGCAGACAGGGTCTAATAAAACTTCTTTTGTAACTACCAGATTTGGTAATGTGCTTGGGTCTAACGGCTCTGTGATTCCATTTTTTCAAAAGCAAATTAGTGATGGGGGACCTGTAACGGTAACACACCCTGAGATTACAAGGTACTTTATGACCATAACAGAGGCCTGTCAGCTAGTGCTGGAAGCCGGTGCAATGGGTAATGGTGGTGAGATCTTTATTTTTGATATGGGACAGTCTGTAAAGATTGTAGACCTTGCTAAGAAGATGATCCGCTTATCTGGCCTGGAGTTAGATAAGGATATCGAAATTGTATTTACTGGTCTAAGGCAAGGAGAGAAACTGTATGAAGAGCTATTAGCTAGTAAGGAGAATACTGTGCCTACTCATCATGAAAAGATCATGATTGCAAAGGTGTTAGAATATGATTTTGATAGAATAAATAATAGTCTTGACCAACTTAAGCAATTATCGGTTGCCTCTGCGGATAGATACAAGATTGTAGGCCTAATGAAGGAAATTGTTCCTGAATATAAGAGTATGAGCTCTGAATATCAAATATTGGATAAACAGCTAGCTCAGAAAGTGGGATAA
- a CDS encoding transposase, producing the protein MRDQELFQPQDYLTPKWYLFKNSTLRKVYNTIPWSQLSECLPKENRGPGAPRWFSAQGMFGLMFLKSYLNLSDEKLIERFNTDWSLQLFCNKLLDDNQRIKDKAILSRIRTYMADNTDWQQLQEVLIHHWKRDMNNTHVLLMDATCYESYIRFPTDVKLLWESCQWVFEKQLYRWSKILGVKRPRSKYIDQKRKQMSYDRSRKKTYKAGRKRKKALIYLLSKGLGQLQYLLNENPQIQLHFQERAYLKTIQKVLGQQQFLQHHPAKELKNRIVSLPRPYVRPIVRGKETKRVEFGMKAHMLQVDDICFIDAMEFRAFNESTRLKISSLKHRSIFGSLHQLGADRIYATNANRKYLTVRKVFTCFPKKGPKINKPEESKLRSLISNQRATVMEGSFGTHKTAYGLNKIKVKGEKREMIHVFFAVMMANAVKMSKKKSENIPLLQAA; encoded by the coding sequence ATGAGAGATCAAGAGCTTTTCCAACCGCAAGATTACTTAACTCCAAAATGGTACTTATTCAAGAATAGCACCTTGAGGAAAGTTTATAATACTATTCCTTGGAGTCAACTTTCAGAATGTTTGCCAAAGGAAAATAGAGGCCCAGGCGCACCCCGCTGGTTTTCGGCCCAAGGCATGTTTGGTCTAATGTTTCTAAAATCTTATTTAAACCTGAGTGACGAGAAGTTAATAGAACGATTTAATACTGACTGGAGCCTTCAGCTTTTTTGCAATAAATTGTTGGATGATAACCAAAGAATTAAGGATAAGGCCATTTTAAGTAGAATCAGGACGTATATGGCTGATAATACTGATTGGCAACAACTTCAGGAAGTACTCATTCATCATTGGAAAAGAGATATGAATAATACGCATGTTCTCTTAATGGATGCCACTTGCTATGAAAGTTATATTCGTTTTCCTACCGATGTAAAACTACTTTGGGAAAGCTGTCAATGGGTGTTTGAAAAACAGCTTTACAGATGGAGTAAAATATTAGGTGTAAAACGGCCTCGCTCCAAATATATAGATCAAAAACGCAAGCAGATGTCTTACGATCGTAGTCGAAAAAAGACATACAAAGCTGGACGCAAGCGTAAAAAGGCATTGATATATCTACTGTCCAAAGGGCTTGGACAGCTGCAGTACTTACTCAATGAAAACCCACAAATACAGCTTCACTTTCAAGAGCGAGCATACCTAAAAACAATACAGAAGGTACTTGGGCAACAGCAATTCTTGCAGCATCATCCAGCTAAAGAATTGAAAAACAGGATAGTATCGCTTCCCAGACCTTATGTCAGGCCTATCGTAAGAGGCAAAGAAACTAAAAGGGTTGAGTTTGGAATGAAAGCCCACATGCTTCAGGTTGACGACATCTGCTTTATTGATGCCATGGAGTTCAGGGCATTCAATGAAAGTACCAGACTAAAAATAAGTAGTTTAAAACATAGATCGATATTTGGCTCCCTTCATCAGCTGGGGGCAGATCGCATTTATGCCACTAATGCCAACAGAAAGTATTTAACAGTAAGGAAAGTGTTCACTTGCTTTCCAAAGAAAGGCCCCAAGATAAACAAACCTGAGGAAAGCAAACTCAGAAGCCTCATCTCTAACCAGAGAGCAACCGTGATGGAGGGAAGTTTTGGTACCCATAAAACGGCTTACGGCCTGAATAAAATCAAGGTTAAGGGAGAAAAACGAGAAATGATACATGTATTCTTTGCCGTTATGATGGCCAATGCTGTTAAGATGAGCAAAAAGAAATCAGAAAACATACCACTACTTCAGGCCGCCTAA
- a CDS encoding DUF6089 family protein codes for MRIVLLLLFLAFSESLVAQSFYRFRNQRDIIASFGTGTTTYFGDLKDNGDYIDPKLNINLGLQYFFHPNISGRAELSYFRISGDDQDSDFEGKNRRNLSFRSDNIEFNVAAVIHAFPQGIKFYQRPTINPYAFVGIGALYFNPKGQVPVTDWNGNPLPDAGKYVALQPLNTEGENYSRIAIVVPFGAGFKYKLNPFLNLGIEGGYRLTFTDYLDDVSTVYRDHNSFGDDYLAQAMADRRHELDPPQSPLGLEENHIRGNPDDNDGYFMLSIKLEYYLPPTFLSSHKNKRGKGRYKRAKRR; via the coding sequence ATGCGAATAGTTTTACTACTTCTATTTTTGGCATTCTCAGAAAGCTTGGTAGCACAAAGCTTCTATAGATTTAGAAATCAGAGAGATATCATTGCCTCTTTTGGTACTGGAACCACCACTTACTTTGGAGATTTAAAGGATAATGGTGACTATATTGACCCTAAATTGAACATTAACTTAGGCCTTCAATATTTCTTTCACCCAAATATATCTGGCCGTGCAGAGCTAAGCTACTTCAGAATCAGTGGTGATGACCAAGATTCTGACTTTGAAGGAAAAAATCGAAGAAACCTATCTTTCAGATCGGACAATATAGAATTTAATGTAGCAGCAGTAATACATGCTTTCCCTCAAGGAATTAAATTCTACCAAAGGCCCACCATTAATCCTTACGCTTTTGTAGGTATAGGAGCATTATATTTTAATCCTAAAGGACAGGTTCCTGTTACAGATTGGAATGGCAATCCTTTACCTGATGCAGGGAAATATGTAGCCTTACAACCTCTGAACACAGAAGGTGAAAATTACAGCAGAATAGCTATAGTAGTTCCATTTGGAGCTGGTTTCAAATATAAACTCAATCCATTTCTCAACTTAGGTATTGAAGGAGGTTATAGACTTACCTTCACAGACTACCTAGATGATGTAAGCACAGTATATAGAGATCATAATTCATTTGGTGACGATTATCTTGCTCAAGCAATGGCAGATAGAAGGCATGAACTAGATCCTCCTCAATCCCCTCTAGGCCTAGAAGAGAATCACATAAGAGGAAACCCTGATGACAATGATGGTTATTTCATGCTGAGTATAAAACTAGAATATTACCTTCCTCCTACCTTCTTGAGTTCACATAAAAATAAAAGAGGTAAAGGCCGATATAAAAGAGCCAAACGGAGATAA
- the sucC gene encoding ADP-forming succinate--CoA ligase subunit beta yields MNIHEYQAKEILKSYSVRVQTGVVVDDPSKAQEAAKQLNAETGTEWFVVKAQIHAGGRGKGKIQETGSNGVVLAKSLDEVPEKAKNILGGTLVTHQTGEEGKKVSKVLIAEDVYYPGASEPKEYYLSILLDRSKSCNVIMASTEGGMDIEDVAANTPEKIVKEWIDPAVGLQGFQARKIAFALGLEGNAFKEMVKFIFSLYKAYEGSDSSMFEINPVLKTSDDKILAVDAKVNLDDNALYRHKDLLELRDLSEEDPAEVEAGKSGLSYVKLDGNVGCMVNGAGLAMATMDIIKLSGGEPANFLDVGGGANAETVEAGFRIILKDPNVKAILINIFGGIVRCDRVANGVVEAYKKIGNIDIPIIVRLQGTNAEEGAKIIEESGLKVASAILLKDAASKVKEVLS; encoded by the coding sequence ATGAATATCCACGAATATCAAGCGAAAGAAATATTGAAAAGCTACAGCGTAAGGGTACAAACCGGAGTTGTAGTGGACGATCCTTCAAAAGCACAAGAGGCGGCAAAACAACTTAATGCCGAAACCGGAACGGAATGGTTTGTAGTTAAAGCTCAGATACACGCAGGCGGAAGAGGTAAAGGAAAGATACAAGAGACGGGTTCAAATGGTGTGGTTTTGGCAAAATCATTGGACGAAGTACCTGAGAAAGCTAAAAATATATTAGGAGGAACTTTAGTTACTCACCAAACTGGAGAAGAAGGTAAAAAAGTAAGCAAAGTACTTATTGCTGAAGATGTATACTATCCTGGAGCATCTGAACCTAAGGAATACTATCTAAGTATCCTTTTAGACAGATCAAAGAGCTGTAACGTAATTATGGCCTCTACAGAAGGTGGTATGGACATCGAAGACGTGGCAGCAAACACTCCTGAAAAGATTGTAAAAGAATGGATTGACCCTGCTGTTGGACTTCAAGGATTCCAAGCCAGAAAAATTGCCTTCGCTCTTGGCCTTGAAGGTAATGCCTTCAAAGAAATGGTTAAGTTCATCTTTTCTCTATATAAAGCATATGAAGGTTCTGACTCTTCAATGTTTGAGATTAATCCTGTGTTAAAAACATCTGATGACAAAATTTTAGCTGTTGATGCTAAAGTAAATCTAGATGACAACGCCCTTTACAGACACAAAGATCTGTTAGAGCTTAGAGACCTTAGCGAAGAAGATCCTGCTGAAGTAGAAGCTGGTAAATCTGGTTTAAGCTATGTAAAACTAGACGGTAACGTTGGCTGTATGGTAAACGGTGCTGGTTTAGCCATGGCCACTATGGATATCATTAAGCTTTCAGGTGGTGAGCCTGCTAACTTCCTAGATGTAGGTGGTGGTGCTAACGCTGAAACTGTAGAAGCAGGTTTTAGAATTATCTTAAAAGACCCTAATGTAAAGGCTATTCTGATCAATATCTTTGGTGGTATTGTAAGATGTGACCGTGTAGCTAATGGTGTTGTAGAGGCTTATAAGAAAATTGGCAATATCGACATTCCAATTATTGTAAGACTTCAAGGTACTAATGCTGAAGAGGGAGCTAAAATAATTGAAGAATCAGGCTTAAAAGTAGCGTCTGCAATATTACTTAAAGATGCTGCATCAAAAGTTAAAGAGGTTTTATCTTAA